From Streptomyces cyaneogriseus subsp. noncyanogenus, the proteins below share one genomic window:
- a CDS encoding NAD-dependent epimerase/dehydratase family protein, translating into MRVLLIGANGYIGRFVADRLLADPAVQLTALGRGDDADVRFDLATGSPGALTRFLDAVQPGVVINCAGATRGGARELTRHNTVAVATICEALRRSSCSARLVQIGCGSEYGPSQPGSSTAEDAVPRPGGPYGVSKLAATELVLGSGLDAVVLRVFSPAGPGTPAGSPLGRLAEAMRRAMQSGDGELRLGGLGVQRDFVDVRDVARAVHAASLSAAQGVINIGSGRAVRLRDVAATLARVAGYGGALHELDGPHGTPLRPAIGHPRTESLSHRAEALTHPRSELLSHLGHQGHAGPPGHPGHSVAARADADHPPAPPVAYPYPDGCGSWQQADVRTARDRLGWRPRINLEESLADIWMEAACRI; encoded by the coding sequence ATGAGAGTCCTGCTGATCGGAGCCAACGGTTACATCGGCCGCTTCGTCGCCGACCGACTCCTCGCCGACCCCGCCGTCCAGCTCACCGCCCTCGGCCGCGGCGACGACGCCGACGTCCGCTTCGACCTCGCCACCGGCAGCCCCGGCGCGCTCACCCGCTTCCTCGACGCGGTCCAGCCCGGCGTCGTCATCAACTGCGCCGGGGCGACCCGCGGGGGCGCCCGGGAACTGACCCGCCACAACACCGTCGCGGTCGCCACCATCTGCGAGGCCCTGCGCCGCAGCAGTTGCAGCGCCCGTCTGGTGCAGATCGGCTGCGGCTCCGAGTACGGCCCCAGCCAGCCCGGCTCCTCCACCGCGGAGGACGCCGTGCCCCGCCCCGGCGGCCCCTACGGCGTGAGCAAGCTCGCCGCGACGGAGCTGGTCCTCGGCTCCGGCCTGGACGCCGTCGTCCTGCGCGTCTTCTCGCCCGCCGGCCCCGGCACGCCCGCCGGGTCCCCGCTGGGCCGCCTGGCCGAGGCCATGCGCCGCGCCATGCAGTCCGGCGACGGGGAGCTCAGGCTGGGCGGCCTCGGCGTCCAGCGCGACTTCGTCGACGTCCGCGACGTGGCCCGCGCCGTCCACGCCGCCTCCCTCTCCGCCGCGCAGGGCGTCATCAACATCGGCTCGGGCCGCGCCGTCCGGCTCCGCGACGTCGCCGCCACCCTCGCCCGTGTGGCCGGCTACGGCGGTGCCCTGCACGAGCTGGACGGCCCGCACGGCACACCGCTCAGGCCGGCCATCGGCCATCCGCGCACCGAATCCCTGAGCCACCGCGCCGAGGCCCTGACCCACCCCCGCAGCGAACTCCTCAGCCACCTCGGCCACCAGGGGCACGCGGGACCCCCCGGTCACCCGGGCCACTCCGTCGCGGCCCGCGCCGACGCCGACCACCCGCCCGCGCCCCCGGTCGCCTACCCGTACCCGGACGGCTGCGGCAGCTGGCAGCAGGCCGATGTGCGCACCGCCCGCGACCGCCTGGGCTGGCGGCCCCGCATCAACCTGGAGGAGTCCCTCGCCGACATCTGGATGGAGGCGGCATGCCGTATCTGA
- a CDS encoding spherulation-specific family 4 protein, translating into MPYLTSAKAGTPKAGVGIGFGVPGLAHPLVAPGEWARLARPGTPLHWVVLDVAAGPGVRPDPLCREEAGRLRGAGTRVLGRLDTAYGARPLGELASEAHRYADWYRVDGFLLDRCPSGQAELDGIRHTVAAVRAIRDDAHIVLGHGIHPHPGYAESADQLVTFRGPWSDYRWSQAAEWTADHPPERFCHLVHGVPRAHLDEALLIARRQGAATVYFTDRTDGTARAGRSGGTGTTGGIEGLGDPWEAMPGYWDDIVSRIGTGVSE; encoded by the coding sequence ATGCCGTATCTGACCAGCGCGAAAGCGGGCACGCCGAAAGCCGGTGTCGGCATCGGCTTCGGCGTCCCCGGCCTGGCGCACCCCCTCGTCGCCCCCGGTGAATGGGCGCGGCTGGCACGCCCTGGCACGCCCCTGCACTGGGTCGTCCTCGACGTCGCCGCCGGGCCCGGCGTGCGCCCCGACCCCCTGTGCCGGGAAGAGGCCGGCCGCCTCCGCGGCGCCGGCACCCGCGTCCTCGGCCGCCTGGACACCGCCTACGGAGCCCGCCCCCTCGGCGAGCTGGCCTCCGAGGCGCACCGGTACGCCGACTGGTACCGGGTCGACGGCTTCCTGCTGGACCGCTGCCCGTCCGGGCAGGCGGAGCTTGACGGGATCCGCCACACGGTCGCCGCCGTACGCGCGATCCGCGACGACGCCCACATCGTGCTCGGCCACGGCATCCACCCGCACCCCGGTTACGCGGAGAGCGCCGACCAGTTGGTCACCTTCCGCGGGCCGTGGAGCGACTACCGCTGGTCCCAGGCGGCGGAGTGGACCGCCGACCATCCGCCCGAGCGCTTCTGCCACCTCGTCCACGGGGTCCCGCGCGCGCACCTCGACGAGGCCCTGCTCATCGCGCGCCGCCAGGGCGCCGCGACGGTCTACTTCACCGACCGCACGGACGGCACCGCTCGCGCGGGCCGCTCCGGCGGCACCGGCACGACCGGCGGCATCGAGGGGCTCGGCGATCCCTGGGAGGCCATGCCCGGCTACTGGGACGACATCGTCTCGCGCATTGGAACAGGTGTCTCGGAATGA